A window from Brucella sp. BE17 encodes these proteins:
- a CDS encoding Dabb family protein yields the protein MIRHIVFFSVKPGQDIDEVRKGLERLGTIPYCDVFEVLPNAKVDPMGNEIDLVVYAEFKDEDALFAFKKHPTYDATTQHVRPMRQLRFSADVLADKGSKG from the coding sequence GTGATCCGCCATATTGTTTTCTTCAGCGTTAAGCCCGGTCAGGACATTGATGAGGTCCGCAAGGGCCTGGAGCGACTGGGCACCATTCCTTATTGCGACGTGTTCGAGGTTCTGCCCAATGCCAAGGTCGATCCGATGGGCAATGAGATTGATCTCGTCGTCTATGCCGAGTTCAAGGACGAGGATGCGCTGTTCGCCTTCAAGAAACATCCGACCTACGATGCCACAACGCAGCATGTGCGACCGATGCGCCAATTGCGTTTTTCGGCTGATGTTTTGGCAGACAAGGGCAGCAAGGGCTGA
- a CDS encoding methylated-DNA--[protein]-cysteine S-methyltransferase has protein sequence METSGISIFETVIGFCGIAWRKARIIGVEIGSADETEIHHRLTERIADAETISPPDYVREAIAQIKTLLSGGTPDFSHLPLALDGQPDLNRKVYTIISELKVGETTTYGAIAKRLGDVSLSQAVGYALGKNPFPIIVPCHRVLGANGKVGGFSAAGGTATKLKLLNIERARTTSEPDLFGGLPLQERPQVD, from the coding sequence ATGGAAACATCCGGAATCAGCATTTTTGAAACCGTGATCGGCTTTTGCGGCATTGCTTGGCGCAAAGCCAGAATTATCGGCGTTGAAATAGGAAGTGCTGATGAAACTGAAATCCACCACCGGCTCACAGAGCGAATTGCCGACGCAGAAACGATTTCCCCGCCAGACTACGTTCGCGAGGCGATTGCCCAGATAAAAACCCTGCTATCAGGTGGAACACCGGATTTCTCGCATCTTCCACTGGCGCTTGATGGGCAGCCCGATCTCAACCGCAAGGTTTATACGATCATATCCGAACTCAAGGTTGGCGAAACCACCACCTATGGCGCGATAGCGAAACGGTTGGGCGATGTCAGCCTCTCGCAAGCGGTGGGGTATGCGCTTGGCAAAAACCCGTTTCCGATCATCGTGCCATGCCACCGCGTTCTGGGCGCCAATGGCAAGGTCGGCGGTTTTTCGGCTGCGGGCGGGACCGCGACCAAGCTGAAACTTCTCAATATAGAACGTGCCAGAACCACGAGCGAACCGGACCTTTTTGGCGGATTGCCGCTTCAGGAGCGTCCGCAGGTCGATTGA
- a CDS encoding BA14K family protein: MKKIASSLFAACLSFGLTLGFSLPALSSPAQAGVIAAKPVSGAQNTIENVQYREWQQWPERNWRDPPRYRHYRYDRPPPRHWRDDRGYRPRHYRPAPRYRGGNPHVRWCFNRYRSYRAYDNTFQPNYGPRRQCYSPYL, translated from the coding sequence ATGAAGAAAATAGCGTCGTCCCTGTTCGCCGCCTGCCTGTCGTTCGGGCTTACGCTTGGCTTCAGCTTACCTGCGCTGAGTAGCCCTGCACAGGCAGGTGTAATTGCGGCTAAGCCCGTTTCAGGCGCACAGAACACGATCGAGAATGTACAATATCGCGAATGGCAGCAATGGCCGGAACGCAACTGGCGCGACCCACCGCGTTACCGCCATTATCGTTACGACCGCCCCCCGCCGCGCCATTGGCGTGATGATCGCGGCTATCGCCCGCGGCATTACCGTCCGGCACCCAGATATCGCGGTGGCAACCCGCATGTGCGCTGGTGCTTTAACCGTTACCGTTCCTATCGGGCTTACGACAATACGTTCCAGCCCAATTACGGTCCGAGACGGCAGTGCTATTCGCCCTATCTGTGA
- the metH gene encoding methionine synthase: protein MASSLDDLFGETPAKPDGSEILAALTKAARERILILDGAMGTQIQGLGFHEEHFRGERFEACDCQLQGNNDLLTLTQPKAIEEIHYAYAMAGADILETNTFSSTTIAQADYGMEDAVYELNRDGARLARRACLRAEQKDGRRRFVAGALGPTNRTASLSPDVNNPGFRAVTFDDLRIAYAEQIRGLIDGGSDIILIETIFDTLNAKAAIFAAEEVFIEKAIRLPVMISGTITDLSGRTLSGQTPTAFWYSLRHARPFTIGLNCALGANAMRAHLAEISSIADTFVCAYPNAGLPNEFGQYDESPEAMAAQIEDFAREGLVNVVGGCCGSTPDHIRAIAAAVAKHEPRKPVKLEPLMRLSGLEPFTLTKDIPFVNIGERTNVTGSARFRKLITAGDYSAALVVARDQVENGAQVIDINMDEGLIDSQKIMVEYLNLIAAEPDIARVPVMIDSSKWDVIEAGLKCIQGKGIVNSISLKEGEEAFLHHARLVRAYGAAVVVMAFDETGQADTEQRKVEICARAYKILTEQVGFPPEDIIFDPNVFAVATGIEEHNNYGVDFINATRRITETLPHAHISGGVSNLSFSFRGNEPVREAMHAVFLYHAIQVGMDMGIVNAGQLAVYDTIDAELREACEDVVLNRREDSTERLLEIAERYRGTGGKEAKAQDLSWREWSVEKRLEHALVNGITEYIEADTEEARLAAARPLHVIEGPLMAGMNVVGDLFGSGKMFLPQVVKSARVMKQAVAVLLPYMEEEKRLSGGEGRQSAGKVLMATVKGDVHDIGKNIVGVVLACNNYEIIDLGVMVPTQKILETARTENVDIIGLSGLITPSLDEMVHVASEMEREGFDIPLLIGGATTSRVHTAVKIHPRYDRGQAVYVIDASRAVGVVSNLLSPENKNGYIDGVRTEYAKVAAAHARNEANKQRLPLSRARDNAVKVDWSDYQPPKPSFLGTKTFDDYDLAEIAHYIDWTPFFQTWELKGRYPAILDDEKQGEAARALWNDAKAMLKKIIDEKWFTPSAVIGFWPANAVGDDIKLFTDESRSEELATFFTLRQQLSKRDGRPNVAMSDFVAPEASGKKDYVGGFVVTAGIGEIAIAERFERANDDYSSILVKALADRFAEAFAELMHHRVRKEFWGYAPEEDLSNDDLIHEKYAGIRPAPGYPAQPDHTEKATLFRLLDATNTTGVELTEGFAMWPGSSVSGLYIGHPDSYYFGVAKVERDQVEDYASRKGMSLMEVERWLAPILNYIPSDVNEEAA from the coding sequence ATGGCATCTTCCCTTGACGATCTCTTTGGCGAAACCCCGGCAAAACCGGACGGTTCCGAGATTCTGGCAGCGCTCACCAAGGCTGCGCGCGAGCGTATTTTGATCCTCGATGGCGCCATGGGAACACAGATTCAAGGCCTGGGTTTTCACGAAGAGCACTTTCGGGGCGAGCGTTTCGAGGCGTGTGATTGCCAGTTGCAGGGCAATAATGATCTGCTGACGCTGACGCAGCCAAAGGCAATCGAGGAAATCCACTATGCCTATGCCATGGCCGGTGCGGATATTCTGGAAACCAACACCTTTTCATCGACGACCATTGCGCAGGCCGATTACGGCATGGAAGATGCCGTCTATGAGCTGAACCGCGATGGCGCACGTCTGGCGCGACGCGCTTGCCTTCGCGCCGAGCAGAAGGATGGCCGTCGCCGTTTTGTGGCGGGGGCTCTGGGGCCGACCAACCGCACCGCTTCGCTGTCGCCGGATGTCAACAATCCAGGGTTCCGTGCTGTCACGTTCGATGATCTGCGCATTGCCTATGCCGAGCAGATCAGGGGATTGATCGATGGTGGTTCCGACATCATCCTGATTGAAACCATTTTCGACACATTAAATGCCAAGGCTGCAATCTTTGCGGCGGAAGAAGTGTTCATCGAAAAGGCCATTCGCCTGCCGGTAATGATTTCCGGCACGATCACCGATTTGTCCGGCCGCACGCTTTCGGGCCAGACGCCGACGGCGTTCTGGTATTCGCTGCGCCATGCAAGGCCGTTCACCATCGGGCTTAACTGCGCGCTGGGAGCGAACGCTATGCGCGCGCATCTCGCCGAAATCTCGTCGATCGCTGATACGTTCGTCTGTGCCTATCCCAATGCGGGTCTGCCCAATGAATTTGGGCAATATGACGAAAGCCCGGAGGCCATGGCCGCGCAGATCGAAGATTTTGCGCGCGAAGGGCTGGTCAATGTGGTTGGCGGGTGCTGTGGCTCGACGCCCGATCATATCCGCGCCATTGCCGCAGCTGTGGCGAAACACGAACCGCGCAAGCCGGTCAAGCTTGAACCCTTGATGCGCCTGTCGGGCCTTGAACCGTTCACCCTGACCAAGGATATTCCCTTCGTCAATATTGGCGAGCGTACCAATGTGACGGGCTCTGCACGGTTCCGCAAGCTGATCACCGCAGGCGATTATTCGGCTGCTCTCGTCGTTGCCCGTGATCAGGTTGAAAATGGTGCACAGGTTATTGACATCAATATGGATGAAGGCCTGATCGACAGCCAGAAGATCATGGTCGAATATCTCAACCTGATTGCCGCAGAACCCGATATTGCGCGTGTGCCGGTGATGATCGATAGTTCCAAATGGGACGTGATCGAGGCTGGGCTCAAATGCATTCAGGGCAAGGGCATCGTCAATTCGATCTCGCTGAAGGAAGGCGAGGAAGCCTTTCTGCATCATGCGCGTCTGGTGCGCGCCTATGGTGCGGCGGTCGTCGTCATGGCGTTCGACGAAACGGGCCAGGCAGACACTGAACAGCGCAAGGTCGAAATCTGCGCCCGCGCCTACAAGATATTGACCGAGCAGGTCGGCTTTCCGCCCGAAGATATCATCTTCGATCCCAATGTCTTTGCGGTTGCGACCGGCATTGAGGAGCACAATAATTACGGCGTCGATTTCATCAATGCGACGCGCCGCATCACCGAAACCCTGCCGCATGCGCATATTTCAGGCGGTGTGTCGAACCTTTCATTTTCTTTTCGCGGCAATGAACCGGTGCGCGAGGCGATGCATGCCGTCTTCCTTTATCATGCCATTCAGGTCGGTATGGATATGGGCATCGTCAATGCGGGCCAGCTTGCCGTCTATGACACCATAGACGCGGAGCTGCGCGAGGCCTGCGAGGATGTGGTCCTCAACCGGCGTGAGGATTCAACCGAACGCTTGCTGGAAATCGCCGAACGCTATCGTGGCACGGGCGGGAAAGAAGCTAAGGCACAAGATCTATCATGGCGTGAATGGAGCGTTGAAAAGCGCCTGGAGCACGCGCTTGTCAACGGCATTACCGAATATATCGAGGCCGATACCGAAGAAGCGCGCCTTGCCGCCGCGCGTCCGCTGCATGTGATCGAAGGTCCGCTGATGGCGGGGATGAATGTGGTCGGCGATCTGTTCGGCTCCGGCAAGATGTTCTTGCCGCAGGTGGTCAAATCCGCGCGCGTCATGAAACAGGCGGTGGCGGTTCTTCTGCCTTATATGGAAGAGGAAAAGCGGTTGAGCGGCGGTGAGGGTCGTCAGAGTGCCGGCAAGGTGCTGATGGCAACCGTGAAGGGCGATGTGCACGATATCGGTAAGAATATCGTGGGCGTTGTTCTTGCCTGCAACAATTACGAAATCATCGATCTTGGCGTGATGGTGCCAACACAGAAGATACTTGAGACGGCGCGCACTGAAAATGTCGATATTATCGGTCTTTCAGGGCTGATTACGCCCTCGCTCGATGAAATGGTGCACGTCGCATCCGAAATGGAGCGCGAAGGCTTTGACATTCCGCTTTTGATCGGCGGGGCGACCACCAGCCGCGTGCACACGGCAGTGAAAATACATCCGCGCTATGATCGTGGGCAGGCGGTCTATGTGATCGATGCCAGCCGTGCGGTGGGTGTGGTGTCCAATCTGTTGTCGCCGGAAAACAAGAACGGTTATATTGACGGTGTCAGAACGGAATATGCAAAGGTGGCCGCCGCCCACGCCCGCAACGAAGCCAACAAACAGCGGTTGCCACTGTCGCGGGCGCGCGACAATGCGGTCAAGGTTGACTGGTCGGACTATCAGCCGCCAAAGCCAAGCTTTTTAGGCACAAAGACTTTTGACGATTACGATCTGGCCGAAATCGCCCACTATATCGATTGGACGCCGTTCTTCCAGACATGGGAGTTGAAGGGTCGCTATCCGGCAATTCTGGACGATGAAAAACAGGGTGAGGCGGCGCGCGCGCTGTGGAACGATGCGAAGGCGATGCTCAAAAAGATCATCGACGAAAAATGGTTCACGCCCAGCGCCGTGATTGGATTCTGGCCTGCAAACGCCGTCGGCGATGATATAAAACTCTTCACCGATGAAAGCCGTTCTGAAGAATTGGCGACCTTCTTCACGCTGCGCCAGCAACTGAGCAAGCGCGATGGCCGTCCCAATGTGGCGATGTCGGATTTCGTGGCGCCCGAGGCAAGCGGTAAAAAAGATTATGTCGGCGGCTTCGTGGTGACGGCAGGTATTGGCGAGATCGCCATTGCCGAACGTTTTGAGCGTGCAAATGACGATTATTCGTCCATTCTGGTCAAGGCGCTGGCCGACCGTTTTGCAGAAGCCTTTGCCGAGCTCATGCACCATCGCGTGCGAAAGGAATTCTGGGGCTATGCGCCCGAGGAAGACCTTTCCAACGATGATCTGATCCACGAAAAATATGCCGGTATCCGTCCGGCTCCCGGCTATCCGGCGCAGCCCGACCACACGGAAAAGGCCACTCTGTTCCGCCTGCTTGATGCCACGAACACCACCGGCGTGGAACTGACGGAAGGTTTTGCGATGTGGCCGGGATCATCAGTGTCGGGGCTCTATATTGGGCACCCGGATAGCTATTACTTCGGTGTTGCCAAGGTCGAACGCGATCAGGTCGAGGACTATGCGAGCCGCAAGGGCATGTCCTTGATGGAGGTCGAGCGCTGGCTGGCGCCGATCCTCAATTACATCCCAAGCGATGTGAATGAGGAAGCTGCCTGA
- a CDS encoding LuxR family transcriptional regulator translates to MKWDFLCDAMQSADNADQLFEYVKDFAHEIGFQHVSYIMSVPSLNGTVKWVLHEDMPDGWRDLYGDKKYVEIDPLIRLGLNSIEPLIWSQKLYTDAPKLWADALSFGLKVGISQPCWAAQGVFGMLTLLRTGPALTEGEIALLRRQLQMITNILHLSMYELVDVPHINRANEVCLTAREREILRWTSEGKTAEIIGAILNISTRTVNFHISNVLTKLVSVNKVQAVAKARTFGLL, encoded by the coding sequence ATGAAATGGGACTTCTTATGCGATGCCATGCAGTCAGCCGACAATGCAGACCAGTTATTTGAATACGTAAAGGATTTTGCACACGAAATCGGCTTTCAGCATGTTTCTTATATCATGTCGGTTCCTTCGTTGAACGGGACAGTTAAATGGGTGTTGCACGAGGATATGCCAGACGGATGGCGTGATCTTTATGGCGATAAGAAATATGTCGAAATCGATCCACTGATCCGGCTCGGGCTAAATAGTATCGAGCCGTTGATCTGGTCGCAGAAGCTTTATACCGATGCGCCGAAATTATGGGCCGATGCGCTAAGCTTCGGGTTGAAAGTCGGTATCTCGCAGCCTTGCTGGGCAGCGCAAGGGGTGTTCGGGATGTTGACGCTCCTGCGCACTGGCCCAGCGCTCACAGAGGGTGAAATTGCCTTGCTGCGGCGGCAATTGCAAATGATCACCAATATACTGCATCTGTCGATGTATGAACTGGTGGACGTGCCACATATCAACCGCGCCAATGAAGTCTGCCTGACCGCACGTGAACGCGAAATCCTCCGCTGGACCAGCGAGGGCAAGACAGCCGAAATCATCGGCGCAATTCTCAATATTTCTACCCGCACCGTCAATTTTCATATCAGCAACGTGCTCACGAAACTGGTTTCGGTCAACAAGGTGCAGGCTGTTGCCAAGGCGCGTACATTCGGCCTTCTGTAA
- the cysD gene encoding sulfate adenylyltransferase subunit CysD produces the protein MHHASLAKNLTHLQRLEAEAIHIFREVAATFSNPVMLYSVGKDSSVMLHLAMKAFYPAPPPFPFLHVDTTWKFREMIEFRDSQAREKGIDLLVHINEDGVRDGVGPFSHGSNVHTHVMKTVGLRQALDKYKFDAAFGGARRDEEKSRAKERIFSFRNAQHGWDPKNQRPEMWKIYNTRVAADESIRVFPLSNWTELDIWQYILQENIPIVPLYFAARRPVVERDGMLIMVDDARMKLQLGEKVEKRLVRFRTLGCYPLTGAIQSNADTLSGIVEEMLIARTSERQGRAIDRDESGSMEKKKREGYF, from the coding sequence GTGCATCACGCATCGCTTGCCAAGAACCTGACGCATCTGCAACGTCTTGAAGCAGAGGCAATCCATATCTTCCGGGAGGTCGCGGCCACTTTCTCCAATCCGGTCATGCTTTATTCGGTGGGCAAGGATTCGTCTGTCATGCTGCATCTTGCGATGAAGGCGTTTTATCCTGCTCCGCCGCCTTTTCCGTTCCTGCATGTCGATACGACGTGGAAGTTTCGCGAGATGATCGAATTTCGCGATTCCCAGGCGCGTGAAAAGGGCATTGATCTGCTGGTGCATATCAATGAAGACGGCGTGCGTGACGGTGTCGGTCCCTTCAGCCATGGCTCCAATGTCCACACCCATGTCATGAAGACGGTAGGGCTGCGTCAGGCGCTCGATAAATATAAATTCGATGCTGCCTTTGGCGGTGCGCGGCGCGATGAGGAAAAGTCGCGCGCCAAGGAGCGTATCTTTTCCTTCCGCAATGCACAGCACGGCTGGGACCCGAAAAACCAGCGCCCGGAAATGTGGAAGATTTATAATACCCGTGTGGCAGCGGATGAATCGATCCGCGTCTTTCCGCTCTCCAACTGGACTGAGCTCGATATCTGGCAATATATCCTGCAGGAAAACATCCCGATTGTGCCGCTTTATTTTGCCGCCCGCCGCCCGGTGGTCGAACGGGACGGCATGCTGATCATGGTCGATGATGCGCGCATGAAGCTTCAACTCGGCGAAAAAGTCGAGAAGCGGCTGGTGCGTTTTCGCACTCTTGGCTGCTATCCGCTGACCGGCGCGATTCAATCGAACGCCGACACACTGTCGGGCATCGTTGAGGAAATGCTCATCGCCCGCACCTCCGAGCGTCAGGGTCGCGCCATTGATCGCGACGAATCCGGGTCTATGGAAAAGAAAAAGCGCGAGGGCTATTTCTGA
- the cysN gene encoding sulfate adenylyltransferase subunit CysN yields the protein MNAVIKPSETNAAVSDYLADQERKTLLRFLTCGSVDDGKSTLIGRLLYDTKLIFEDQLASLKNDSRKFGTTDDDFDFALLVDGLEAEREQGITIDVAYRFFSTPRRKFIVADTPGHAQYTRNMATGASTADLAVVLVDARQGILTQTRRHSFIASVLGIRHVVLAVNKIDLVDFSQDVFDGIVADYTEFAGSLGFTCIQPIPLSARFGDNVTASSSRIGWYEGPHLLEHLESVRIDTAVAEKPLRFPVQYVNRPNLDFRGFSGTVASGTIAAGDSIVVAKSGKTSRVKRIATHDGDLSRASEGQAVTLVLEDEIEVSRGNMLVGAEARPEVADRFAAKLVWFGEEALQPGRSYLLRTETDQTPVSVNDIAYRIDVESFAQEDAAHLALNEVGLCHLQTVEPIVFDAYADNRATGAFILIDRLTNATIAAGMIDHTLRHATNVHLQAFDLNKQLRAAQKFQKPAVLWFTGLSASGKSTIANRLEQRLHALGKHTYLLDGDNVRHGLNSDLGFSDDDRAENIRRVGEVAGLMADAGLITLVSFISPFRSERERVRARSPEGEFIEIFVDTPIEECMARDPKGLYAQALRGEIKAFTGIDSPYEAPLDPELRLETSGRGIDELVAQVEKYLAERGIIGSYGSDSWSI from the coding sequence ATGAATGCTGTCATAAAACCCTCTGAGACGAATGCTGCCGTCAGTGATTATCTTGCTGATCAGGAGCGAAAGACGCTGCTCAGGTTCCTCACCTGCGGCTCTGTCGATGATGGTAAATCCACGCTGATCGGACGGCTTCTTTACGACACCAAGCTGATTTTTGAAGACCAGCTTGCAAGTCTCAAGAATGACAGCCGCAAATTCGGCACCACCGATGATGATTTTGATTTTGCGCTTTTGGTTGATGGTCTAGAGGCCGAGCGTGAGCAGGGCATCACCATCGATGTCGCCTATCGCTTTTTCTCGACCCCGCGCCGAAAATTCATTGTCGCCGATACGCCGGGCCATGCGCAGTATACCCGCAATATGGCGACTGGTGCTTCCACGGCTGACCTCGCCGTGGTGCTGGTCGATGCGCGTCAGGGCATTCTGACACAAACGCGCCGCCATTCCTTCATCGCCTCCGTGTTGGGCATCCGGCATGTCGTACTGGCGGTCAACAAGATCGATCTGGTGGATTTTTCACAAGACGTATTCGATGGTATCGTTGCCGATTACACGGAATTTGCTGGTTCGCTCGGCTTTACATGCATCCAGCCGATTCCGCTTTCGGCGCGGTTTGGCGACAATGTCACCGCATCTTCGTCGCGCATCGGCTGGTACGAGGGACCCCATCTGCTCGAGCATCTGGAAAGCGTGCGTATCGATACGGCCGTGGCTGAAAAGCCGCTCCGCTTTCCGGTGCAATATGTCAATCGTCCCAATCTCGATTTTCGCGGGTTTTCCGGTACGGTCGCGTCTGGCACGATTGCAGCAGGCGACAGCATCGTGGTCGCCAAATCCGGCAAGACATCGCGCGTCAAGCGCATCGCCACCCATGACGGCGATCTTTCGCGCGCCTCGGAGGGACAGGCGGTGACACTGGTTCTTGAAGACGAGATCGAGGTTTCGCGCGGCAATATGCTGGTGGGGGCGGAAGCGCGACCGGAAGTGGCGGATCGTTTTGCGGCAAAACTTGTGTGGTTTGGCGAAGAGGCGTTGCAGCCGGGGCGCTCCTATTTGCTGCGCACGGAAACCGATCAGACGCCGGTGAGCGTCAATGACATTGCCTACCGCATTGATGTCGAGAGTTTTGCGCAGGAAGATGCGGCGCATCTCGCACTCAACGAGGTTGGTCTTTGCCATCTGCAAACTGTCGAGCCGATTGTCTTCGACGCCTATGCCGATAATCGTGCGACTGGAGCATTCATTCTGATCGACCGGTTGACCAATGCAACGATTGCTGCCGGTATGATCGATCATACGTTGCGGCACGCAACGAATGTGCATCTGCAAGCCTTCGATCTCAACAAGCAGCTTCGCGCCGCGCAAAAATTCCAGAAACCGGCGGTATTGTGGTTTACCGGTCTTTCTGCTTCCGGAAAATCAACCATCGCCAACCGGCTCGAACAGCGTCTGCATGCGCTGGGCAAGCATACCTATCTGCTGGACGGCGACAATGTCCGCCATGGCCTTAACAGCGATCTGGGTTTTTCCGATGACGACCGTGCCGAAAATATTCGCCGGGTTGGTGAAGTGGCAGGCCTTATGGCCGATGCAGGGCTGATTACGCTGGTGTCGTTCATTTCACCGTTCCGCTCCGAGCGCGAGCGGGTGCGGGCGCGATCGCCGGAAGGCGAATTCATCGAAATCTTTGTCGATACGCCGATTGAGGAATGCATGGCGCGTGACCCGAAAGGGCTTTATGCGCAGGCGCTACGCGGGGAGATCAAGGCCTTTACCGGTATCGATTCGCCCTATGAAGCGCCGCTTGACCCCGAGCTGCGTCTGGAGACGAGCGGACGCGGCATTGACGAATTGGTTGCGCAGGTGGAAAAGTATCTTGCCGAACGTGGTATCATCGGCAGTTATGGTAGCGATTCCTGGTCGATTTGA
- the cysQ gene encoding 3'(2'),5'-bisphosphate nucleotidase CysQ, whose product MNIKASAKAASNGATMLGPLEDAVLEAGRIIMKHYVNGCAVVHKHDLSPVTEADHAAEAILLAAIAIAFPDVPVVAEEEVAAGRMPTTLGRRFLLVDPLDGTREFLQRNGDFTVNIGLIEDGAPVAGLVYAPARNQLFVGAGHFAEEVTTNADHQVEKRCAIRARVAGETRIAVCSRSHDTPETESFLHDNQISDHVSVGSSLKFCLIARGDADIYPRFSPTMEWDTAAGDAVLRASGGMTTCLDGHPLNYGQGSGEGVGGFANPHFVAYGAGDAPAFSRSRT is encoded by the coding sequence ATGAACATAAAAGCCTCCGCCAAAGCCGCTTCGAACGGCGCAACAATGCTCGGTCCGCTGGAAGATGCGGTGCTTGAAGCTGGTCGCATCATCATGAAGCATTACGTCAATGGTTGCGCGGTCGTGCACAAGCACGATCTTTCGCCTGTAACCGAGGCCGACCATGCCGCCGAGGCCATCCTTCTGGCCGCCATTGCAATCGCGTTCCCCGATGTTCCTGTCGTGGCGGAGGAAGAAGTCGCCGCCGGTCGCATGCCTACAACGTTGGGGCGGCGGTTTTTGCTGGTGGACCCCCTGGATGGAACACGGGAATTCCTGCAGCGCAATGGGGATTTTACCGTCAATATAGGCTTGATCGAGGATGGCGCTCCGGTGGCGGGGCTGGTCTATGCCCCGGCGCGCAACCAGCTTTTTGTCGGCGCTGGTCATTTTGCGGAAGAAGTGACGACAAATGCCGACCATCAGGTGGAAAAGCGGTGCGCGATCCGGGCGCGGGTTGCGGGCGAGACGCGCATTGCGGTGTGCAGCCGTTCGCATGATACGCCTGAGACTGAAAGCTTTTTGCACGATAACCAGATTTCCGACCATGTATCGGTGGGGTCATCGCTTAAGTTCTGCCTGATCGCACGAGGCGACGCGGATATTTACCCTCGCTTTTCCCCGACCATGGAATGGGACACGGCAGCGGGCGACGCGGTGCTGCGCGCAAGCGGAGGCATGACAACGTGCCTCGACGGCCATCCGCTAAACTATGGTCAAGGTTCTGGAGAAGGTGTTGGGGGCTTTGCCAACCCGCATTTCGTGGCCTATGGCGCAGGGGATGCGCCTGCTTTCTCAAGATCTCGGACCTGA
- a CDS encoding DeoR/GlpR family DNA-binding transcription regulator has translation MQLTTRHNTILEIARRRGQVLVDDLAAEFNVTPQTVRKDLNDLCRARLLRRIHGGALYPSGVENMEYEARRRIAAHEKEAIGRAAAEIIPDGASLFINIGTTTEAVSHALIGHSQLMVITNNINVANILRVHTAIEVVIAGGMVRASDGGIVGEAAVDFIRQFKVDYAIIGASAMDDDGALLDFDFREVKVAQAILANARHVILVSDATKLERTAPVRIGDISQVHTFITDRCSSPQLRKLCLDHDVRLIETLAGTGDTETDI, from the coding sequence ATGCAGCTCACAACACGCCACAATACCATTCTGGAAATTGCCCGCAGGCGGGGACAGGTTCTGGTTGATGATCTCGCCGCTGAATTCAATGTGACACCGCAGACCGTGCGCAAGGATCTTAATGATCTTTGCAGGGCGCGTCTGCTGCGGCGCATCCATGGCGGGGCGCTTTATCCCTCCGGCGTTGAAAACATGGAATATGAAGCACGCCGTCGCATTGCAGCCCATGAAAAAGAAGCCATCGGCAGGGCGGCAGCTGAAATCATTCCGGATGGAGCATCGCTGTTCATCAATATAGGCACAACCACCGAGGCGGTCAGCCATGCGCTTATCGGCCACAGCCAGCTGATGGTCATCACCAACAATATCAATGTTGCCAATATCCTGCGCGTCCACACTGCGATTGAGGTGGTGATAGCAGGCGGTATGGTGCGCGCCTCCGATGGAGGCATCGTCGGCGAGGCTGCGGTCGATTTCATCCGCCAGTTCAAAGTGGATTATGCGATTATCGGTGCCTCCGCCATGGACGACGACGGCGCACTGCTCGATTTCGATTTCCGCGAGGTGAAGGTTGCGCAGGCCATCCTTGCCAATGCGCGCCATGTGATTCTCGTTTCCGATGCGACCAAGCTTGAACGGACCGCGCCGGTGCGTATCGGCGATATTTCGCAAGTTCATACATTTATCACCGACCGCTGCTCCTCGCCGCAATTGCGCAAGCTGTGCTTGGATCATGATGTCAGGCTTATCGAAACGCTGGCGGGAACCGGCGATACGGAAACAGATATCTAG